In the genome of Acidobacteriota bacterium, the window CGGGCCCGGACCCGGTAGCAGTAGGTCAGGTTCGGCGGGAGCCCCCCATCCTCGTAGAAGGTCGCGGTCCCCGGCAGGGTGACGATCACGTCGAATTCCCCTCCCGCGCCCGCCCGACGTTCCACGAGGAGGGTGGCGGCGGCGGTGTTGGTGTTGTCCCAGTCCAGGTGGACGGACGTGGTGGAGGCGCCGATGTGGGCCTCCAGGTACGTGGGGGTGAACGGCCCTTCGCTGCCGAGGACCGTCACCGTGGCCGTCTGGCTGTCGACGGGGCCGCATTCACCGGTCACCCTCACCCAGTAGGCGGTGGTGGCGCTGAGCGCCGGCGTGGTGTAATTCCAGGTGTTGCTCCCCACCGGCGTGGAGGTGTCGCCGCTGGCCCCCTGGTACCACTGGTAAAGCAGGGGCCCCTCGCCCGTCGCCGTCACCGTCAGGGTCGTGGTGGCGCCGGGGTTGATGGTGACCGGGTCGGGTTGGTTGGTGATGTGGGTGAGCTGTTTCACCGTCACCGTCGCGGCCACGCTGTCGGCGACGCCGCAGGCGTTGGTGACCCGCACCCAGTACGAAGCCGTCACCGTCGGGTTCGGGAGGGTGAGGCTGGGTGCGTCGCCCCCCACCGGGGAGGAGGTGCCGCCCGGGACCCCGCGGTACCACTGGTAGTGGAGCGTCCCGCCCCCGCTCGCCGTCACCGACAGCACCGCCGCGGTCCCCGGGCAGACGGCGACGGGTTCCGGCTGCACCAGGACCTGGGGCGGCGGGATGACGGGGACGAGGATGGTGGCGCTGTTCTCCTGCCCGCAGTCGTTGGAGACCCGCACCCAGTACGGGGTGGAGACCAGGGGGTTCACGTTGAGAAAAAAGGAGTTGCTCCCCACCGGCGTGGAGGTGTCGCCCGACAGGCCCTGGTACCACTGGAACGTCAGCGGGGGGCTTCCCGAGACGATGGCCTCCAGGTTGACCGGAGCGCCCGGGCAGCCGGGCGTGGGGCTCGTCAGACTGGTGATGTGGGGCGGTTGGCGGACGGTGACGAGGGCGGTGTTGCTGTCGGCCTCGCCGACATCGTTTATCACCCGCACCCAGAAGGAGGTCGTGGCGTTCAGGGGATCGGTCATGTAACTGTTGAAGTCAACAGCCGAATAGACGGGGTGTGAGACGTCCCCGCTCTCGCCCCGGAACCACAGGTAGTGGAGAGGGGCGGACCCCGTGGCCCCCACCGTCAAGGTGGCGGTCTGGCCGTTGCAGATAGCCAGGTCGGCAGGTTGTGTCGTGATGGACGGCGGATCGAGCACGGTAATGAACGCGGTGTCGCTGTTCGTGGCCCCCCCGGGGTTGGAGACCCGCACCCAGTAGGTCTTGTTCTCGCTCAGCGGCGGGGTGACCATCGTGGAGAGGATGGCGCCGGGGACGGGGAAGAGGGTGTTGCCGCTGAGACCCTCATACCACTGGTACTGAAGGGGGGGGACGCCCTGGGCCCTCACGGTGAGGGTGACGCTCTGCCCGGCGCCCGCATTCTGGATCGGGGGTTGGAACCAGATGGCCGGGGTCGTCGGAAGGGTGAAGCGGGCCAGGCCCAGGGAGTGGTCCTGCCCCCCGGCCACCGCCACGGCGTTGGTCAGATTGACGACCGTTCCGGGCTGCTTGACCGAGGGACTCTGGGAGTTGTTCCCCAGTTGGCCGAGGGTGTTCTTGCCCCAGGCGGCGGCCGTGCCGTTCAGGATGGTGGCCAGGGAGTGATCCCCGCCCGCGGCCACGGAGCTGACGGCGTCGGGCACACCGATCCCGAGGACCTGTACGGGGATGCCGCTGTCGATCAGGGAGTCGTTCCCGAGCTGTCCGGAGCCGTTGCCGCCCCAGGAAAAAACCAGCCCGTTCTGCTTGAGGGCGAGGGTGTGCAGCCCGCCGGCGGCGATGTCCCGGACGTCGCCGAATCCCGGGACCTGCAACGGCGTGAGGCTCCGTGAGCCCATCCCGTCGTCGCCCAGTTGATGAGAGATGTTGTCGCCCCAGGTCCAGACGGTGCCGTCCGAAGCCAGGGCGACCGAGTGCATCCCGCCGGCGGCGATGGCGGCGAAGGCGGCCGTCGGGGCGTTCACCTGAACAGGGGACCATCGGTTGGCGTCGGAGGAGTCGCCAAGTTGACCCCGGTCGTTGAGCCCCCAGGCGTAGATCCGGCCGTCGCAGGCCAGGGCCAGGGAGTGCCGGGCCCCGGCGGAGACGGCGATGATGGTCGGAAGACCGGGAACCGGCGCGGGCGTGAACCGTCCGACATTCGTCCCGTCGCCCAGTTGCCCCTTGTCGTTGGCCCCCCAGGCCCAGACGCTGCCGTCCACCCTGAGCGCCAGGGCATGGGCGTCTCCCGCGGCCACGTCCAGGACGTCGGCGATGCCCGGGACCGGGGCCGGTGTCACCGAACCGGTCGGCGGCGGGGTCCCCAGCTGGCCGAGGTCGTTGGCCCCCCAGGACCAGACCGAGTGGTCCGGCAGCACGGCCAGGGAGAACCGGTCGCCCGCGGCGAAGCGGACGTAGTATTCCGACATCCCGGTGACGGCCGTGGGGGCGACGCGCACGTTGGCCGCAGTCCCGTCCCCCACTTCGCCGACGTCGTTGTTGCCCCAGCCGTTCAGGACCCAGTCGCTGGCCGGAAACGCCTCGAAGGGCTCCCCCCCGAGGAGGGAGGGACAGAGCGGGGTGAAAAACAGGAAACTGACGAGGATGCCGAGGATGGCCTGCCGCACACACCGCATACCGCACCTCCCCACGTTGCGTCCGGGGCCGAAAAAGCCGGGAGCTTCGCACCGCGCCCTCGCCCCGGTGCCCGAATGAATGTCGACATCCCCGCAAAAAGTGCCATCGCCCTCCGGGTGATGGCTCAAACAAAGGCTTTACATAAACTTTCCCGTTCGGTTTTCGACTTTTTGCGGGCGCATCAAACTTGATTACAGGGTATCAAAAGAAGCGGGGGAAATCAACGGGTTCAGAGGACGAGCATGCAGTCGCCGTAGGAGAAGAAGCGGTAACCCAGGCGGACCGCCTCGCGGTAGTGCTCCAGGACCCGTTCCCTCCCGGCCAGGGCGGAGACGAGCATCAGGAGGGTGGACCCGGGGAGGTGAAAGTTGGTCAGGAGGCCCCCCACGACCTGGAAGCGGAAGCCCGGCCGGATGAAGAGGTCGGTGAAACCGGCGTCCGGGACCACGGCGCCGTCGTGGCGGAGGGCCAACGACTCCAGGGCCCGGGTGGCGGTGGTGCCCACGGCGATCACCCGGCGCCCCGCCTCCCGTGCGGAACGGATCCTGGCGGCGTCCTGCGGCCCCAGCGCGAAGGACTCCGCGTCCATGCGGTGGAGCTTCACGTCCTCGGTTTCCACGGGCCGGAAGGTCCCCATGCCGACATGGAGGGTCAGGCGGGCGGTCTCCACACCCCGTGCCGCCAGGGCGTCCAGAACGTCCGGCGTGAAGTGCAGGCCGGCGGTGGGCGCCGCCGCCGATCCCGGGACCCGGGCGTAGACGGTCTGGTAGCGCTCGCGGTGGAAGGCCTCCTCCGCATCGCCGTCCCGGCGGATGTAGGGCGGGAGGGGGGTGATGCCGTGTTTCGCCAGGAACGCCTCCATGGGCATCCGGATGTCGAACCGGAGGATGCGGGTGCCGTCGGGCTCGTGGGCGATCACCACGGCGCTGCCGTCCTCCCCGAACAGGATCCCCCTCCCGCGCGGGACCTTGCGCCCGGGCCGCACCATGGCCTTCCAGAAGTTCGCCTCCAGGTTGCGCAGGAGAAGGACCTCGATGGCGGCCGTGCCGCCCTGTCGGCGGCCGAAGAGCCGGGCAGGGATGACCCGGGTGTCGTTGAGGACGAGCAGGTCCCCCGGCGCGAGGAAGGCGGGCAGCTGGTGAAAAACCGCGTGCACCCGGTCGGGGCCGGTCCGGGAGATCACCATCATCCGGGCGTGGTCCCGGTGCGGTTCGGGGTGCTGGGCGATCCGCTCCGGCGGTAGGTCGTATAGGTAGGCGGACCGGCGCTCCTCCGGGGGGACGTCCGCGGGAAGCTCCGGCTCGGGGGATGACGCGCGGATCATGGCCCCGCCCCCCGGGAACCCCCGTGGCGGTCGGCCTGGGAGTGGAAGGTGAGGTGGGCGCCATAGATCAGGATCCAGAACGACACGCCGACCCAGAAGAGGAAGACCACGGCGGCCGAAAGGGGGCCGTAGACCCGCTGGTAGTCGAAGGCCGGGATGACCCAGGTGAGGGCCCAGTTGGTGACGTGCCAGAGGAACCCGGCGAAGAAGCCTCCCCGGAAGGCCGTTCCCCACGCGACCCGGGTGTTGGGGACCACCCGGTAGATGCCGGTGAACATCAGGGCGAGGAACAGGTAGGCGCTCAGGTTCAGGACTGCGCCGAAGAGGAAGCGGTTCGCCGTGGGGTAGTGGGCGGGGAACTGGAAGCGCCAGACGTGGATCAGCGCCATCAGGGAGGCGGAGGCGAGCAGGCAGAGGGTGCAGAAGACGATCATCCACAGGCCCACCAGCGTTCGCCGGAGGAACGACGGGCGCGGGGGGACGTCCCAGGCCTTGTCCAGGGCGTCCGCCAGGAGGTGGAAAACCCACAGCCCCATCCAGAGGAAGACCACCACGTTCCCGATGATGAATTCCCAGGAGGGCTGCTGGGTCAGCGACAGGAAGAGGGACTCGAAGTAGCGCCGGGTCTCGGCGGGCAGGAGGGCGAGGACGTGGTAGGCGGCCATCCGGCCCCGCTCGTCGCCCAGGAGGAGTTTCTGGCCGAGGCCGAGCAGGGCGAGGATCCCCGGGAACAGGGTGAAGAGGGCGTAGTAGGCGATCGCCGCCGCGGAGACGGGGCCGCCGTCGTCCAGGAACGTCTTCCAGGAGCGCGCGAGCCGTCCCGGGAAGGTGGGCAGGGCAGGCCCGGGCTTG includes:
- the queA gene encoding tRNA preQ1(34) S-adenosylmethionine ribosyltransferase-isomerase QueA, with protein sequence MIRASSPEPELPADVPPEERRSAYLYDLPPERIAQHPEPHRDHARMMVISRTGPDRVHAVFHQLPAFLAPGDLLVLNDTRVIPARLFGRRQGGTAAIEVLLLRNLEANFWKAMVRPGRKVPRGRGILFGEDGSAVVIAHEPDGTRILRFDIRMPMEAFLAKHGITPLPPYIRRDGDAEEAFHRERYQTVYARVPGSAAAPTAGLHFTPDVLDALAARGVETARLTLHVGMGTFRPVETEDVKLHRMDAESFALGPQDAARIRSAREAGRRVIAVGTTATRALESLALRHDGAVVPDAGFTDLFIRPGFRFQVVGGLLTNFHLPGSTLLMLVSALAGRERVLEHYREAVRLGYRFFSYGDCMLVL
- a CDS encoding YihY/virulence factor BrkB family protein; this translates as MTENLSTTHDGERPDPPRKPGPALPTFPGRLARSWKTFLDDGGPVSAAAIAYYALFTLFPGILALLGLGQKLLLGDERGRMAAYHVLALLPAETRRYFESLFLSLTQQPSWEFIIGNVVVFLWMGLWVFHLLADALDKAWDVPPRPSFLRRTLVGLWMIVFCTLCLLASASLMALIHVWRFQFPAHYPTANRFLFGAVLNLSAYLFLALMFTGIYRVVPNTRVAWGTAFRGGFFAGFLWHVTNWALTWVIPAFDYQRVYGPLSAAVVFLFWVGVSFWILIYGAHLTFHSQADRHGGSRGAGP